In the genome of Streptomyces sp. SAI-127, the window TCAGGGCAGGGGGCATCCGTACGGAAAGGAGCAGCCAGAGACGGCTGTCACGTGTCAGCGGGAAGAGAACGCGGTCGACTCGGACCGCGAGGAGAGGTTGCGGAGGATCAGCGACAGCGCGCGCTGCACGCCACGCCGAAGTCGATGACTCGGCGCTGCGTCAGAAGGGCAGCGGTAGCGGTCGCGTGCAACATGCGTTCATCATGACCGGCCCTGACGCACCGCGTCCAACGACGATTCCGCATCGAAACCGATCAGGGATCGCGATCGATCGCGCCGAGCGGCTAGGGTCACGGCATGCCCCAACCCGTCCTGGACATCGTGGCCCTGCGCAGCCTGACCGCGATAGCCGACTGCGGCGGCTTCCACAGGGCCGCCCTGGCTCTCACCCTGAGCCAGTCCGCCGTCAGCCAGCACGTGCGCAAACTGGAGAAGGTCCTGGGGCGGCCCGTCGTGGAGCGCGAGGGCCGCGGCACCCGCTTCACCCCCGAGGGGCGCCTGCTGCTCGAACAGGCCCGCCGGATCATCGCCGTCCACGACGAGGCCGTACGCGCGCTCCTCGGTGCCGACGGCGACACGGTCACGATCGGTTCCACCGAGCACGCCGCCGACCAGTTCCTGCCCCGGCTGACCGCCGCGGTCGAGGCGGTGCGGCCCGGCTGCCGGGTCCGCTTCCGCATCGACCGCTCCGCACGGCTCGTGGAGGCCGTGGAGCGCGGGAGCGTGGATGTCGCGGTGTACGTCACCGAGGCCGCCGCTACCGAGGGAACCCGCGTCGGCGGCCTGCCGCTGACCTGGCACGCCGTGCCCGGCTGGGAGCCGCCGCGGGCGCCCGCTCCGGTGCCGCTGGTGGCCATCGAGGACCCGTGCGCGATCCGCCGCCGGGCCATCGCGACCCTGGCCGCGCGAGGAGTGCCCGCCACGGTCGTCGGGGACGCCGGCTATCTGGCGGGCGTCCTGGACATCGCCCGTACGGGGCAGGGGGTGGCGCTGCTGGCGGCGGTCGGCCCCGCCCCCGACGGGCTGACCCCCTACGAGGGTCTGCCCGAGGTCACCCCGATCCCGATGAGCGCGCTCGCCCGCCCGGGCGCGGACCCGGCAACCGTCGAGGCCGCCTTCGCCGCGGTACGGGAGTTGTTGGTGCAGGGCGTGTCAGCCACTCACGGAGACGGAAGCGGTCCCCGCGGCACGGAGCGCGTCGATGACGGGCGCCCAAGCGGTCTCGCCGAGTGAGGCGTCGGCGTGTTGTGTCCCGCCGTAGCGGAATGTCTTCGAGGTCTCGGCGGGGCCCTCGCCGGGGAACCGCGGCCGGTGCCCCGCGTCGCCATGGCTGATCAGGCGAACCGAGCCTCCGGCCGCGCGGCGTCGTGCGGCCAGTTGTTCGGCATACCGCAGGGAGGGCCACATGGCGTCATCACCACCGGCGATGAGCAGTACGTCGGCGCGCGCCCGCTCCACGGGAATCGCGGCGGCTTCCAGGTGCGTGGCGAAGGTCCGTTCGCTGAGGTCGTACCACCCGCGGATGGCCACCGGGCCGTCGGCCCGCTCCGCCGGTCGCCAGGAGTCGTCCATGGGCACGAAAGGCAGCGGCCGCCCCCGCCAGGTCCAGGAGGAGCGGTACGGATGCCGGCGGCCGTCCAGGCCGGGCCCGACGTTGCACCAGACCAGCGAGGTGGGTGACACGGCCACCGCCACGTCCACGAGCGGCTCGTGGATCGCCGTGAGCAGTGCGGCCTCGGCGCCCTTGGACACGCCGAGTACGCCGATTCGCTCCACACCGCGAGACCGCAGCAGGGCCACCCCCGCGACGAATGTCTCCAGAGGGATCTCGCAGATCCCGGGCGGCTGTCCGGGCCCGCCGAACCAGCGGATGGCCAGGGCGACAAGGCCCTGCTGAGCCAGAAGGCGCGCTCGCCGCCGATCGACACGACCGCTCGATCCCGCCAGGACCAGGACGCCGGCGCCGCTGCCCGCGGCCGGCTCCAGCAGGACGCCTTCCCAGGGAGCCGTCACCTCGTGCTCGACGATCTCCGACACGCTCTCTCCGTCACGCATGCGAGCGGTCCGCGTCTTCGATCACCACGCAGGCGTCCCTAGCCGTCGAGCATCTTCGCCAGCACTCCGCGCTGCAGCGGCAGCACTTCGGAGTGCAGGTCACGGCCCTTGCGGGTGAGGGACACCCACACGCCGCGTCGGTCCTCCACGCACATCGACCGCTCCACCAGGCCGTCCTTCTCCAGTCGGCCGATGAGCCGGGACAGCGCGCTCTGGCTCAGATGCACCCGCCCGACGAGGTTCTGCACCCGGCACTGGTCGCCCTCCCGGCGCGACTCGGTGGCGAGGATGTCGAGCACCTCGAAATCGCTCGCTCCCAGCCCGTGCGGGTGCAGCACGCGGTCGATCTCGCACATCGTGCGCGCGTGCACCGACAGGATGTCCCGCCACCGTTCCTCGAGGCCGGTCGAGACCGTGTTCACCGCCATACATGCACGGTAACACCGATGCCGCCATTTGTTGTCTGTGCAACTAGTGCATACGCAAGGAACGCGCTCAGGCCTGCGGATCCTGGGTGATCCCGACCAGGTTGCCGTCCGCGTCCTTGACGAAGGCGATCAGCTTGCCGCCGCCGACGTCCTGGACGTCCTGCAGCGTCTCGGCCCCGGCCGCCACCAGCGCCGCGAGCGTCGCCCGGATGTCGTCGACGTGCCAGTACGGCACCGGGCCGGTCATGCCCCGGGCGTGCCCGTTCGGGTCGAGGCCGACGTCCTGTCCCGCGTCCTTGAAACCGACGTAGTACGGCTCATCCGCATACGGCTCCACCCCCAGCAGTGCGCTGAACAGGGCCTTCGCCGCGGTCAGGTCCTTGACGGGGTAGATGATCGTCTTGAGGCCGGCGGTCATGGCGTGCTCCTTCATGAGGTTCCCGACGGTCGGTGTCGGTGGTTTCACGCTAGGCCGGGGGAGGGCAGGCGCGCTTCTCCGATCCTGATCGGTCCCCGCCCGCCGGATACGAAGGCGCCGGGTCAGGTCGCCGTGAGGCGTTCCG includes:
- a CDS encoding LysR family transcriptional regulator; this encodes MPQPVLDIVALRSLTAIADCGGFHRAALALTLSQSAVSQHVRKLEKVLGRPVVEREGRGTRFTPEGRLLLEQARRIIAVHDEAVRALLGADGDTVTIGSTEHAADQFLPRLTAAVEAVRPGCRVRFRIDRSARLVEAVERGSVDVAVYVTEAAATEGTRVGGLPLTWHAVPGWEPPRAPAPVPLVAIEDPCAIRRRAIATLAARGVPATVVGDAGYLAGVLDIARTGQGVALLAAVGPAPDGLTPYEGLPEVTPIPMSALARPGADPATVEAAFAAVRELLVQGVSATHGDGSGPRGTERVDDGRPSGLAE
- a CDS encoding acyl-CoA thioester hydrolase/BAAT C-terminal domain-containing protein, yielding MRDGESVSEIVEHEVTAPWEGVLLEPAAGSGAGVLVLAGSSGRVDRRRARLLAQQGLVALAIRWFGGPGQPPGICEIPLETFVAGVALLRSRGVERIGVLGVSKGAEAALLTAIHEPLVDVAVAVSPTSLVWCNVGPGLDGRRHPYRSSWTWRGRPLPFVPMDDSWRPAERADGPVAIRGWYDLSERTFATHLEAAAIPVERARADVLLIAGGDDAMWPSLRYAEQLAARRRAAGGSVRLISHGDAGHRPRFPGEGPAETSKTFRYGGTQHADASLGETAWAPVIDALRAAGTASVSVSG
- a CDS encoding MarR family transcriptional regulator → MAVNTVSTGLEERWRDILSVHARTMCEIDRVLHPHGLGASDFEVLDILATESRREGDQCRVQNLVGRVHLSQSALSRLIGRLEKDGLVERSMCVEDRRGVWVSLTRKGRDLHSEVLPLQRGVLAKMLDG
- a CDS encoding VOC family protein — its product is MTAGLKTIIYPVKDLTAAKALFSALLGVEPYADEPYYVGFKDAGQDVGLDPNGHARGMTGPVPYWHVDDIRATLAALVAAGAETLQDVQDVGGGKLIAFVKDADGNLVGITQDPQA